A single Triticum dicoccoides isolate Atlit2015 ecotype Zavitan chromosome 2A, WEW_v2.0, whole genome shotgun sequence DNA region contains:
- the LOC119353862 gene encoding U4/U6 small nuclear ribonucleoprotein PRP4-like protein encodes MENPRPLPPAITPPMAPLPVHPPIAPVPVPVPPRAPASTSAAAGGGDDDEVGYEVSDDHRAARERHERAVQELLQRRRAYAMAVPTNDSAVRARLRRLGEPVTLFGEGAMERRDRLRALMARLEAEGQFDRLLRAQEDEQVVPGDDDDDEGAEQIKYPFFTEGTNQLLQARVDIAMYSLPRAKARVERAKRRLADPDEDPEAEAALVVKQAADFALERSEIGDDRPLTGCSFSRDASMLATSSWSGIVKVWSLPQITRIATLKGHTERATDVAFSPVDNCLATASADKTAKLWNSDGSLLMSFDGHLDRLARLAFHPSGKYLGTASFDKTWRLWDINTGTELLLQEGHSRSVYGVSFHPDGSLAASCGFDASARVWDLRSGRLYCTLIGHVKPVLGVTFSPNGHLVATASEDNFCRIWDLRTRQMLYSIPAHKSLISHVKFEPQEGYYLATSSYDTKAALWSTRDYKPIKSLSGHESNVTSLDISGDGQQIVTVSLDRTIKIWSCRGSARDNEMELD; translated from the coding sequence ATGGAGAACCCCAGGCCCCTACCCCCTGCCATCACCCCTCCCATGGCCCCCCTCCCCGTCCACCCACCCAtcgcccccgtccccgtccccgtcccacCCCGCGCCCCCGCCTCCACATCCGCCGCTGCCGGAGGCGGGGACGATGACGAGGTCGGCTACGAGGTCTCCGACGACCACCGCGCCGCGCGGGAGCGCCACGAGCGCGCCGTGCAGGAGCTCCTGCAGCGCCGGCGCGCCTACGCCATGGCCGTGCCCACCAACGACTCCGCCGTGCgcgcgcgcctccgccgcctcggcgagCCCGTCACGCTCTTCGGCGAGGGCGCGATGGAGCGCCGCGACCGCCTGCGTGCGCTCATggcccgcctcgaggccgagggccAGTTCGACCGCCTCCTCCGCGCGCAGGAGGACGAACAAGTAGTCccgggcgacgacgacgacgacgagggcgCGGAGCAGATCAAGTACCCGTTCTTCACCGAGGGGACCAACCAACTGCTCCAGGCGCGCGTCGACATCGCCATGTACTCACTGCCCCGCGCCAAGGCCAGGGTCGAGAGGGCCAAGCGACGCCTCGCCGACCCCGACGAGGACCCCGAGGCAGAGGCCGCCCTTGTCGTGAAGCAGGCGGCGGATTTCGCGCTTGAGCGCAGCGAGATTGGAGACGACCGCCCGCTCACCGGCTGCTCCTTCTCCCGGGATGCCTCAATGCTCGCCACAAGCTCCTGGAGTGGGATCGTCAAAGTATGGAGCTTGCCACAGATAACCAGAATTGCAACCCTGAAAGGCCATACAGAACGTGCAACTGATGTTGCCTTCTCCCCAGTCGACAACTGCTTAGCGACAGCCTCAGCTGATAAAACTGCCAAATTGTGGAACAGCGATGGGTCACTTCTGATGTCTTTTGATGGCCACCTGGATCGTCTTGCTCGCCTTGCTTTTCATCCATCTGGAAAGTACCTTGGTACAGCTAGCTTTGACAAGACCTGGAGATTGTGGGACATCAACACTGGAACTGAACTTCTACTCCAGGAGGGACATAGCAGAAGTGTATATGGTGTCAGCTTTCACCCGGACGGTTCTTTAGCTGCATCTTGTGGGTTTGATGCGAGTGCTCGAGTTTGGGATCTAAGATCAGGAAGATTGTACTGTACCCTCATTGGACATGTCAAACCTGTCCTAGGAGTCACCTTCTCACCTAATGGTCATCTGGTTGCAACCGCGAGTGAAGACAATTTCTGTCGAATATGGGATCTGAGGACCAGACAAATGTTATATTCTATACCAGCACATAAGAGTCTCATCTCGCATGTGAAATTTGAACCCCAGGAGGGTTATTATTTAGCAACATCTTCCTATGACACTAAAGCAGCGCTATGGTCAACTCGGGATTACAAACCAATTAAAAGCTTGTCAGGCCATGAGTCAAATGTTACTAGTCTGGATATTAGTGGAGATGGACAACAGATTGTGACTGTTTCACTTGATAGAACGATAAAGATCTGGTCATGCAGAGGCAGCGCGCGGGATAATGAGATGGAGTTGGATTAA
- the LOC119353863 gene encoding probable 6-phosphogluconolactonase 2, which yields MEREIAASYEPKLNSEIRIFESSDEILTDLAEYISQVSEISVKERGYFAIALSGGPLVSFLSKLCEAPYIKTLDWSKWYIFWSDERAVAKNHADSNYKLTKEGFLSKVPIMSGHVYSINDSATVEDAATDYEFVIRQLVKIRTIGVSESTDCPKFDLILLSMGSDGHVASLFPSHQALEVKDDWVTYITDSPQPPPERITFTLPVINSASNIAILAMGVDKANAVHSAVSDGGDGPDAPASLPARMVQPTDGKLVWFLDKEAASSLEALSDDAYQQQRHEC from the exons ATGGAGAGGGAAATTGCTGCCTCATATGAGCCAAAACTGAACAGTGAAATAAGAATTTTTGAGAGTTCAGATGAGATATTAACAGATCTAGCTGAGTATATCTCCCAAGTTTCAGAAATCTCTGTTAAAGAAAGGGGATACTTCGCTATTGCCCTATCTGGAGGGCCCCTTGTCAGTTTTTTGAG CAAACTTTGTGAAGCGCCATACATCAAGACCCTGGATTGGTCTAAATGGTACATATTCTGGTCTGACGAACGTGCTGTAGCAAAGAACCATGCAGACAGTAACTATAAGTTAACAAAAGAAGGATTTCTATCAAAG GTACCTATTATGAGTGGCCATGTCTACTCCATAAACGACAGCGCCACGGTGGAGGACGCGGCGACGGACTACGAATTTGTCATCAGGCAGCTGGTGAAGATCCGCACTATAGGGGTCTCGGAGAGCACCGACTGCCCCAAGTTCGATCTCATCCTCCTCAGCATGGGCTCTGACGGCCACGTGGCGTCATTGTTCCCTAGCCACCAAGCCCTGGAAGTGAAGGACGACTGGGTGACCTACATCACGGACTCCCCGCAGCCTCCACCCGAGAGAATCACCTTCACTCTCCCTGTGATAAACTCGGCGTCAAACATCGCGATCCTGGCGATGGGCGTCGACAAGGCGAACGCGGTGCATTCGGCCGTCTCTGACGGCGGCGACGGCCCAGACGCCCCTGCATCCCTGCCGGCCAGGATGGTCCAGCCAACGGACGGGAAGCTGGTGTGGTTCCTGGACAAGGAGGCCGCCTCATCGCTCGAGGCGCTGTCCGACGACGCCTACCAGCAGCAGCGTCATGAGTGCTAG